In the Andrena cerasifolii isolate SP2316 chromosome 3, iyAndCera1_principal, whole genome shotgun sequence genome, TAATAATAGATGAAGATTGGTGATTTGGATTCGTTATTTTTTCTGTTCTCCGCGGGATGCAGAAACCTTCGTTTCTTACGGCTACTTTTATATGTGCACGGTTACGTAACGCAGATTTGTTAGCGTGTAACGATAGTCTTTATCCCCGTAAGGGGAGATCAGCTAAAACTGCACAGCTTTCGATACGGTTCGTGTAAACACGGGATCCCGCGAGCGTTATGGCTGGTATATTTCGCTGCGAACCGTGAAAGTGGAGCGTATCTGAAAGTATGTCGGTTTGGGTCAACGAATCGTTGTGCGATCATATTGTGACAAACGTAATCGCCAGGGTAACGTAGCAAGTATTCGCGAGTATCGCTGTTGACCAACTTATTAATTGACTGGCAATCCCCGCCTACTTAAACGTAGACGACTTGATTATTATATTCTTTCGACATTATTAAGACGTTCACTCTATcttgttaatttaatttcagttaaatGATTAATTAAACTTATAAATGTAAGTTTCAAACAAGAATTATATTtctatgagaaaattaaatttaaaaataaatgacagTTTAATTTAGTTATTCATTTAAGTAAAGGCAATTTTAGTGCCAGCAACAGTGGTTAagctaaatttataaattaatttaatgagATATATGCAGAACATATTCGTAATTGTGCGAAATTCCAGTCGTTTTTTCAAGCGCGCTGAAGTGTGGTTCTTTATTTATGCAAATATCCTGTTGACCAACTCGCCAATCGTTCCCACACCTTCTCCAACGTGGTCTTGAATAAATCCTTTAAATTTCTGGCGAACGTTTCAGTTTGAACGAAATCATTAATACATAGATACTGTGCTGGTCGCGATTGTGACTGTCAAAAGTGGAGTCGTTTCTCACAGAGCTATGGGATAAATCCTGCCTCTATTGTTTTTATTCGGAATTCAATGTACGCTCGATGTGAATATTCCCATAAACGATTACGCGTGCCCTTGGATCTCATTCCGTACCCCGCGTTACGACGGCTTTTAAATGTTACCGTAGAATTTAGTCGAATCACGCGCTATGACTGCCGAAGGTAAGATGAATCCCCTGGTTGTTTATCCCTCACTGTTTCCTCGGCATTAAAAAATTCGATACAAGTGCGCACTCTTCGtataagtctaggaaaaaggCCATTCAATGCAACAGACGTGAGATTCCAATGCGTTCAACCGACACTGATAACCGCATCGCTATCAGCAACGTCTCCAATTCGATGAACTGGCTTTCATCTGAACCTTGACACTCATTAGACATCGTCAATGTTAACTGGAACGCGATCGAACGAAATTCCTCGGGCTAACATCAATTGTCCACGGgcacttaaaaaattttcttctaatccAGCATAGGCGTGCTTGGCGTAATTAAGGTCAGCTCTACAACCGTTCCATATTATCCGAGCACCGTTCCTCGATCGACCTCGATTGCAGCCGACATTTAAACGTCATTGTCCGTCCAGTTTCTGTGgttagcgattttttttttaaatttaaacgggACGTGGGAAATCGAGGAAGTCGCACTGTGCTTTCTAATGGTCACGTTGCCGGGAGTGTCAGTCATCCGAAACCTCCTCGCTCGCCGTCGAGCGTTCATTCAATTTAAGGAAACGGTGGCTGGAATTTACAGTCGTTAACACTTGAACCCACCGTGCCTCGCGATAATTACGTGCAGCGTGCTCCCCGCGAGGCTGGATAGGAAAGTTTGAGAAAAGAACAACGCGTAAAGCCCCGTGGACGCGATAACGCTGACGCGGCGATAACGCAATTAAACGGTCACATTGGAAGGCTCGTTGCAacataataatgataattatcTTCGCACGTACCGGTGATAATGTAATACATCAGCGATCAAGTAATCGCCGGTGTCAATTACACTCCGGGAAATACGATAAGCGCCGGTCCATAGGAGTTTGTTACAGGCCCGTtaacttttaattaattctagcCAAAGGATATTCGTGGTAGTCGCTAGAGGTGTAAATATCTGACTACCTGTCTAACGTTGGTtctatttattaagaaaaatgtaGACAATAGCTGGGAGAAAGTGTGAGATTGTGGTGGTTACTTGGAGCCACGTTGATCCATGCGTAAaatctttccttctttctttactTTCTTGCGTTATCGTTAGAGGTGAAGGTGCCTTTCGTGGTGATTCCAAGTAGACAGCTTCGCATAATTggtagatacagtgactcgcattaatattcggacactttttaaaatcgcataacttttttagaattggtgcaaacgacttgagttttttttgagaagcagaaggattagtttgctaaatgacgcgaaaattcccgaaataagCGATTcttgaccttattctgcgatctttaaacgtttgtagctcggagcaacgttaaccgattttgatgaaattttaggcacgtatacaacttactgcaatctacaaacggtttttctttaattttcatatctagctcacaaaaaaagtttaaaaatcaacctttactattcttttcgctattccaaccaaatacattttttttcaaaacgacgaaacgcgtcagttagcaaactaatccttctagcttctgaaaaaaactcaagttgtttggaccaattctaaaaaagttatgcgattttaaaaagtgtccgaatattaatgcgagtcactgtacatgaAAGAGAGAGAACTTAAGCCGCTGTTACGAGCTAATGtgacaaaaaatacaaatggttTATTACATGTTTTTTCAATTTAACGCGTCGCTTGGCTGATTAAGCTGTTCATAATGAACGCCAAGAAAGCTATGGCAATAAGTAGCTCTCCGACGTCTATCTATTTAATCGGTAGCGCCGTTTATTAAGCTCAAGCTTGTGCAACTGTCAAAGAGGACATTCTTCGAGTTTGCCCAAGTGGATGCTGAAAGAAACCAGGGAATCGTGCTGCGCAATTAGCAATGAATCACACGTCGCGCATCTAAACGATCGTAGGAGCAATTGCGGCAAAAGAATTCCTCGTTTCTCTCTTATACATAGGCGAATAGTAGCCTCGCGCTTTTCCAGCATTCATTCCTTCGTTTATAcataaatcttgaaaaatcaaACTACCTTGCAAGTTActtgaataaggaaagaagggATAGAAGGAAACATTGcggctttattttatttaaaacaaagatACCGTCAGAAAATATAGGAGGAAGTAATTAAAATTGTTCTACCATTGTTTTAAGATAAAGGACTTAtacttcattttattcttcaGGGCGAAGGTTCTTTGAAGCACCACTTTCTTCTTCTCTGTTCTTCTGCGCTAGACTTGACGATGTTTAAGCGTGCTGTGCGAAATATTGCAATTGCAGTGGTTgttggaattttaaaattttaatcacgTATCCTTTCAGTTGTAAAGGTTACGTTAGCTACAGAATGACTGACCCACCAGCAGGCAAAGGACCACCAAGCGCCATCACGATGGTGTTCTCGGCCCTCACGCATATCCTTCTATTGGCACCGGTGATTTACATCCTCTCCTTGGCTTTCGGAAACTACAGCTTCTTCTCGTGGCATCCCATCTGCATGAGCCTCGGAGTGAGTAATTAATCGCCTAACATCGACACAAATCGAACACATAAACGTGACGTTTCAACTTCATTGCCTTTCGTGTACAAATGACTCGataatacgaaaataaaaaaatatataaacaagcACAGTAGCTCTTTCTCTGGGAGACATGACACGTCATTCACCGGGAGGAGTGCGTGATATATTCTCGTCTGAAGTGGAAGAGCATTTGCCACTGCAAACACGTTTCATAACGCCTCGCTGCAATAAATTCTTCCTTCGCACGTCGAACGGTGTGAAGTTACGAGAAATTCTCCAGTTCGAAACTCGAGACAAGGGAAACCATTGAAAAAAGAACGACGATAGAAAGTCGTCCCCGAGCTAACAGATCATGGAAGAGTTCGAGATCGTGTTTCCGCGGGCAGCCGCAGCTTTTTCGTTTCGCTCGGCAAACTTGAGCAATGTTTCAGAATAACACTTTAATGGGATCggtaaatttttctttcttcctgtTCCTAATCTCATAAGAAGATCTATCGTTCTTTGAAGCTTGCAAAATTCTGGCATTCCTACAAAGTTCAACGAAACCACCCTCGTCGTTCATTTAAGCCTCAATGCTCCTAGAATTTATACAGCGAACCCCGCAACTGCTTCCCCTTTCCCTCCTCAAAATCGAAGAATACAACCGCCAGAGATTGACACCCTTCACCTTGCAGGTTGGCCTTCTGATCACGGAGGCAGTTTTCAGCGTCTCTGGCGAGGCGTACCTTGGTTCCAAGGTCTCCAGGCTGAACAGGGTGACGATGCACTGGGTGGCGCACACGGCAGGCCTGACCCTGGTCCTGATCGGTCTGATCATCATCGTGGTGAACAAGGTGGCCAACAACAGATACCACTTCGCCTCGCCACACTCAGTGCTCGGACTGATCAGCATCATCCTGGCTTTCCTGATAGCCAGCTTCGGTATCATCACTAACAACCCCAAGTGGCTTTATCCACGCTTCAGGCCAGTCCTCCTGAAGATCGTCCACGCTTTCGGCGGCGTCGCCGTCACGATACTACTGCTGGCATCCGTGATCACGGGGACTTACAGCCACTGGTGGCCTGGCAGCGACACAGGTAGAAGCTTggtcttctcctccttcttcatcGCTGGATTCTTGATCCTGCTGAAGCCAGTCCTCGGGGCCGTCTCCAGGAGCAGAGTAGTTTTCGGCCCACCGCCTGCCACCCCCTAATTTCCAACCGCCAGTCACGATTTGATAGTCAGTGGAATTGTTCGACTACAAGATTGTAAATTACAGTAATCCAGCTTGGTGGGAAGGTGTCATTGGGTTGACGATTTAGTACTAGCGAGCTGATCGGTCAATGCCACGTTTATTGCGGTGCTTTAGATTCGATCAGAGATTACCACAGTAACGACCGATTAAAGGTATTTACGTCTGCTTTCTTTGTGGCAATGATAACGCGCACATCTCTAGAAAGCGTAGATTTATCGTGTCACGTACGATCAGAGGGAGTTTTATCGATGGTATCGCGACGAGCCTTTTATCTGCCACTGGTGTAATCGTCACCGAATCAACGACACCTTTCTTCAGCCTCTTAGGAAGTTTCAAAGACTTACGGATataaatacgaataatttcgagCCCATATTTTTCTATACATCAAGTGTTCGtgaatttacttaaaattcaagCATTCCGTCCTCCAATAATTGCACGAAATAGATATAATTCTGTATAGTCGTCGATAAACATCTTTGTTACGGTATATAATACCCCACTTGTAGATTTAGAAGGAAACTTACACTTTCGTCATTGTATCTTAATTTGGAGAAATTCTAAGGGAGCATAAGACTTCGACGGAACTCGAGCCCAGATAAATTCCACCCAAATTAGTCGAGAAAATCTGAGTCAGTAGTGGGCGATAGACAATAAGAAACTGATTCGAGCAGTTGACAATGATAAGAAGAGTTAATTAAGAATCGAGcacggttgtttcgttgtacgTTATTTCTGTGTTCGTCGAATTGCTAATTGTTAATTGCTAAGACACACCAGTAACGCTTCCGCTACCGCTGATAAGGGAGAGCCCAGTCCAGATTTAACTGTAAGTAGTATTTATAAGAAGGAGTATTTACCAAAAAAGGAACGAGTCTAGAATCTAAtgttaatttaattacaaagaaagaagagagaataTACGCGGTCAGCGTATCGTCAACCATATATATCAACACTTTATTAATTACACACGcatcatatacatatacatagattTTACATAATGTATATATACCTTTCGCGATGCAATGTACATGTATATTAATACAGTTTCTTATTTTCCAGTTATATGTATACCATCGtctcttaaatatatttttatttgttacttcgccatttttctctagattttttttttttattctttattaattCATCTCCACCTATACTCTCCTCAAATTGTCAACGCACGATAAACATCTCGAGACGAACCCCCTCACGCGTTCAAAGTCTTCCCGCCGTGTCTACGCGTGGGGAGCGCCCTAACACATTATCCAACAACGTGTACACATAGGCATAACTTGCCCCGGTAGCCTCAAATGAATGCATTGCAATTAAATATTTCTATCCGGAAGCCTTCTCAAATTTCCCCAACGAACGTTAGCTTAATAACAACAAACTAGACAAATCGGACAATAAAAAGAGACGTGTATCGCGAGGAGTCTTAAAAGAGAATATAAATAGACCacttaaaagaataatatcGCGAAATGTTTGCACATTTCCTTCCGCTACTTTCAATAAAACAAAAAGGGATGAAGCAGTTGCCTTCATCTCTTAATTCGCCCCACCGAGCACCTTCATCCTTCTTTATTGTGCCTTGATGACGTTTCATTTAGCCCTGAAAAGTGTCCCTGGTGTTCAATACCACCTGGAATTTGATTCTTTGGTCGCCAGATGAAATCGTGCTCGCCAACGTACAAGAATCTCGCCTCAACTAAAAGGAATACTGACCGCCCTCGCACAAACTATCGCCTATCATTATCTTCGCTCTGGAGCGCCCTTCTTTGATTAGCTAGGACACGTTGCTTTGTACTGTTCGCTCTACTGGTTGCTCTTAGTGACGTAAAGTCCGTTAACATTACCCGGTAACCGTGGGATTACTTCTGTAAATCGGGGTAAACCTAAAGAAATGCCTCTGCTCTGGTTTGACAGGATTCGCTTCATCTATATCGAAATTAAGACGTGTTTACTGGTGGCACGAAATCATAGAACCCTTAAGTTTAAGCTGCTTTCGGCAAATTGGTTCTAAGATGGAAGTTGAATCGCAGCAAGAATTCTGTGACTGATTAAATCTACTCCCTCTACTCTGAATCACGTCGGGTCCTATATATACACTCGCTGTGTCAAAATTTAGTTGATATTTAGTCGGACAGCCGAGAGGTAGAAGGATAGAATACAGTAACTCGATTTCCGTAGCCTTAACCAGTCACGATCTGGCACCACTTTGGTAATTATTTCGCCTGCAATTAATTGCCTTGACTAAAAGTTGGCGAGGGAGAAACAAAGATTCTCAACTCTGCTGACAGATAAAATGCTGAAGAGACACTCGAACCGAGAAGGGTTGAAGTCGCGCGATACTTTCGCCTGGAATCTTCGTGCAGCTAAACCGTGAACGAAATTACAATTTAAACTCGTAACCGGTACGTTTTTATTGTATTACTGTCAATGTTACCGTGTTGTTACCGATAATTCTACGTCACTGAATCTTAACCCTACCTAGGACAGTCGACCACGTGGTCTGGCCGGTTTAAACCGGCCGCTaacactattattattattaatcattaCTTGTAACGTAACTTTGATAATAGTATTTATTATTGTGGTTGTTAATGACGCGCTAAAGTTCCATTTCCCTCGTTTACGTGCCTCTCGAGCCTGCGTTACGATTCTCCTATCTAGCCTAAAGACATTCAGGcattacatccacctagaggtccgggAAAAGaatacaagttcaggaattttttttaggaaaagtataagtgaaaatcgtgcacaatttttttctattaaacgatacatattttaactatattcttctaaatttccatgagatattattattaactaaaggagatattgGCGTGGATATCAGtcgcttgttttttttaagcattagctggtggacgTTTCCTAGGCCAAaggatgcatctgaaagcaaaaattcaaatagattttaaatataaataactttcagaagtacctgacgttctcaaacctttaaatattactttcaattttgcaatataggaaatacttgcaaagccttcttgaaaataaatttttccacgaaattcgATGTTTCAACTGTAAACGGTCGCCCTTTTTTatcaaaatacaatattaaaattcggagaacgtcaggtacttctgtaagttatttatttttaaaatctatttgaatttttgctttcagattcATCGTTTGGCCTAGagaatgtccaccagctaatgttaaaaaaaaaacacgactcacaTGCAAGCCCATatctttagttaataataataatatctcacgaaaaattagaataatatagttaaacgATCTATCATTTAGTAGAAAACCATTGTGCATGATTTTCACTTGTACTTTCCtcccaaaaaattcctgaacgtgtatgctttttccggacctctaggcggatgtaaccccttaaagtttgTCGAACGCTTCTGCATCGATCACCGTTCGTGTCGCGAATCCCAAGTTTCTGAATCGATAGCCACGCGTGCGGCAAAAAAGGGGGTTGCTTTAACGACGATGAAATTATCTCGCTGATTATGTCTCGGATATGGCTAGTCAGCAGTGCGCTTTGAATTTCCCTCTCGGTGCTCTCGATTCTCTTTCTAACTCGATTCTCGTCACGAGACTATCAATCTACGGCCTTCTCGCGAATTCCAATTTAATGTAATTGTACACCATGTCAACAGGAATCTGTTAAAAGACAGTGGCTCGAGGTTGAATCGGCCACGGTAAACTTTCACTGTTTTCCGCGCTATCTGAAACGAATTCCGGTCCTGGGATTCGAATACTCGCTCTATGGAATGTTCTGCCTACGCTCCGAAGCTCTGACTATTAACAACGACTACACTCTAAGTGTGTTAATTAGGTCACCAGAGGATCCGTCTTTGCACGCGGATGAGGAGGATCCTCCTCCACTTGTTCGCCCTTTTGAGCAAAGGATCGATAACCGGGGATAATCATTTACCCCCAACGTCCACCTTGATAATTCGCGAACTACATCTACCAATGCTTGATACCATAAACACAGTTCGATCGATTTAGGGTAACTTGGGAGCTTAATATAAAAAGAGACTTCTGCTGCTTACGTGAATTAAAACGAAAATTGTAAAGCGATCTTTGCAAAGTTTCCTGAAAACCACGAGTGTTATGCAACCATCCAACAAGCGCGCGTGGATCCTTAAGAGGACGACAAGTGGAGTTAGGCCCTTTTCTTCTGCCCTAGAAAATATACGTATACGCTCACACAGGACACATTTTCTTCATTTACGCACGCAACAGAAATACAACAGCTCTCGTCACGCGATTACCACTCGCACGCTCACAGATACGAGTTCACATGCCAATCCCTCTGCTACCTATATTTCCCCTTTCCTCTCAACTAATTCATTCGCTTTCCTCCGTTTCTTTCTTCGCCACGTCACTTCAACATTAATTTCTTTGTAATATTTAACGATTCTTTTATGCTTGGCTTCATTTTGTACACGTAATATAAACTATGCGACGCGCACACCAGTGTACAAGCgtctataaatatatataaatatatatatatacacgttcatatatatatatggatatatttatatatgtatattatatatatatattcaatgTTTATATATACTATATGTATACCTGTAACGTTTGTATATTGTATACGTAGTACGATAAATGTTATACATACGGTTACATCTAGCAATACTTTACAAACGGGGtcacataaaaaataaagaatcacGAATCTCTCATGTTTTATTGACTGTATACGTACGCGTAATTGTCACTGGCAACCCGACATCTCGCCTGGCTTAATGTTTTGTAGGTAATGCCTGTTTTAACAGCCGGATACGGTTGCGAAACGTTCCTCTTCTAACTTGTGCAGGCGGCATCACCCATCGCATTTCGCCACTGTCGCGTTAGTATTCGCGGCGCGCACGGTAGCTACTCTACTTCCCTGAAAGTCCTCGACAGCCCGAAATTAATAGGAATCGAAGGCGCGGGTGCACGGAAACGGTGTGCGCACCCGATAGTCGCTCTAATTCATGCGAAAATATTACATTACGCGGGCATAGGTAAACAGTTCGGACAGATCAAGCGTTCTTCGCACTCCTTCTATTCGTGTTCCCGGTCGAGCGGTGAGTTTAAGCGAACTATTCCTCCGATCGTATTTAAACAGTTGTTATACTTCGACGTTGCGTTTAAACGCTATCGTCTGTCCACTTAAATTCACTTTCCGACCCAACACGAGTGGCTCCGATTATAATTAACGCTTGAGAATTATACTCTCTATCCCGACGACTCCGTCGAGCTAACATTTAAcgacaaataattttattctctCCTACTCGTGGTAATTACGTTTCTGCGGCGCTCGGCAATGCGACCCTTTAAACGCTGCACGGCGTTCATCGCGGTTTCAATGTCGATATCGCtgttactaataataataattaccacTTGGCCCTGGAAAGTCAGTGAAGTACTACATTCATGGCCGTTCCGTGGTTGCTTC is a window encoding:
- the LOC143366813 gene encoding transmembrane reductase CYB561D2 — its product is MTDPPAGKGPPSAITMVFSALTHILLLAPVIYILSLAFGNYSFFSWHPICMSLGVGLLITEAVFSVSGEAYLGSKVSRLNRVTMHWVAHTAGLTLVLIGLIIIVVNKVANNRYHFASPHSVLGLISIILAFLIASFGIITNNPKWLYPRFRPVLLKIVHAFGGVAVTILLLASVITGTYSHWWPGSDTGRSLVFSSFFIAGFLILLKPVLGAVSRSRVVFGPPPATP